CTGTGGGGAGAATGGCGGGACCGCGGGCGCCCGCGAACCGGCGCGTGCGGAAGCGATGTGAGGAGGACGACCGGTGAGTGCTCTCTTCCCCGCCCTGGCGGCGGCCGCGCGGGCCGCCCACGGCACGCACGACCCGCACGGCACAGACGGCGACGTACGGCACCGGCCCGCGCTGCGCTTCGGCGACCGGGAGCTGACGTACGGCGCGCTGGCCTGCGCCGCCGGGGCGGTGGCGGAACGGATCTCCGGGGCGGGCCGGGTCGCGGTGTGGGCAACACCCACGCTGGAGACGGCCGTCGGCGCGGTGGCCGCGCTGTTCGCGGGGGTGCCCGCCGTACCGCTCAACCCGCGCACGGGAGAGCGGGAACTGGCCCACATCATCCGGGACAGCGCCCCGCACCTGGTGCTGGCCGGTCCGGACGACGAACTGCCGCCCGTACTGGCCGCCCTGGAGCGGATCGACATCGAGGCGGCGGGACCCGGGGGCGTGTCGGGACCCGGGGAAGCGCCGGGGCCCGGCGTCCGGGCCCTGCCCGCCGAGCCGGGCCCGGAGACCGCCGCGTTGATCGTCTACACCTCGGGGACCACCGGGCCGCCCAAGGGCGCGGTGCTGCCGCGCCGGGCGATCGCGGCCACTCTCGACGCCCTGGCGGATGCGTGGGAGTGGACCGGCGACGACGTCCTCGTCCAGGCGCTGCCGCTGTTCCATGTGCACGGGCTGATCCTGGGCGTTCTCGGCCCGCTGCGGCGGGGCGGCGCGGTGCGGCACCTCGGGCGGTTCTCGGCCGAGGGCGTGGGGCGGGAGCTCGGCACCGGGGCGACGATGCTGTTCGGGGTGCCGACGATGTACCACCGGCTGGCGGAGGCGGTGGACGGCGACCCGGAGCTGGCGAAGTCCCTCGCGGGCGCCCGGCTGCTGGTGTCCGGCTCGGCGGCGCTGCCCGTGCACGACCACGAACGGCTCTTCGCCGCGACGGGCCGGCGGGTCGTCGAGCGGTACGGGATGACCGAGACGCTGATGAACACGAGCGTCCGGGTGGACGGCGAGCCGTGTCCCGGATCGGTGGGCCTGCCGCTTCCGGGGGTGGAGCTGCGGCTGGTGGAGGAGGACGGGACGGAGATCACGGCGCTGGACGGGGAGACGGTCGGCGAGATCCAGGTCCGGGGGCCGAACCTGTTCACCGGCTATCTGAACCGGCCGGACGCGACCGCGGCGGCGTTCGACGGCGACTGGTTCCGCACCGGCGACATGGCGGTGCGGGCCCCGGACGGGCAGGTGCGGATCGTGGGCCGCAAGGCCACGGACCTGATCAAGAGCGGCGGCTACAAGATCGGTGCGGGCGAGATCGAGAACGCCCTGCTGGAGCACCCGCAGGTGCGGGAGGCCGCGGTGACCGGCGAACCGGACGACGACCTGGGCGAGCGGGTGGTGGCGTGGGTGGTGCCCGCCGACCCGGCCCGCCCGCCGTCCGGGGACGAACTGGCCGGCCATGTCGCGTCCCAGCTCGCCCCGCACAAGCGCCCGCGGACGGTCCGGTTCCTGGACGCGCTGCCCCGCAACGACATGGGCAAGATCATGAAGCGGTCGCTCCCCCATGGCTGACGCCCTGACGGCACGCGAGGCGGTGGCCCTGGTCGCGGACGTCTTCGAGGAGCGCCCGCCGGCGACGGCCGAGGACACCTCCGGCGACGGGCCGCTCCGGTGGGCCGGGTACGCGCGGGCACGGGCCCGGGCCGCGGCGCGGACCGGCGAGAGGGAGTCCGTCGTGTGGGGGACGGCGGACATCGGCGGACTGCGCGCGGTGCTGGTGTCGTTCGAGTTCCGGTTCCTCGGCGGATCGCTGGGGCAACGGGCCGGGGACCTGCTGGAGGAGGCGTACGCCCATGCCCGCGCCG
The Streptomyces tirandamycinicus DNA segment above includes these coding regions:
- a CDS encoding acyl-CoA synthetase translates to MSALFPALAAAARAAHGTHDPHGTDGDVRHRPALRFGDRELTYGALACAAGAVAERISGAGRVAVWATPTLETAVGAVAALFAGVPAVPLNPRTGERELAHIIRDSAPHLVLAGPDDELPPVLAALERIDIEAAGPGGVSGPGEAPGPGVRALPAEPGPETAALIVYTSGTTGPPKGAVLPRRAIAATLDALADAWEWTGDDVLVQALPLFHVHGLILGVLGPLRRGGAVRHLGRFSAEGVGRELGTGATMLFGVPTMYHRLAEAVDGDPELAKSLAGARLLVSGSAALPVHDHERLFAATGRRVVERYGMTETLMNTSVRVDGEPCPGSVGLPLPGVELRLVEEDGTEITALDGETVGEIQVRGPNLFTGYLNRPDATAAAFDGDWFRTGDMAVRAPDGQVRIVGRKATDLIKSGGYKIGAGEIENALLEHPQVREAAVTGEPDDDLGERVVAWVVPADPARPPSGDELAGHVASQLAPHKRPRTVRFLDALPRNDMGKIMKRSLPHG